GACGCTGTCATCCGCTTCCTCGACCGAGTCGACGCTCATCGATTCGATCGTGACCTCGTCGACGTCGAACTGTTCGATCGTGAGGTTCTCGATCTCCTGAGACTCGTTTTCGGTTTCGATCGGCTCATCGTCGGTCGTCTCGTTCTCGGAGACATCGAGTTCGTCGCTTTCGTTCGTCTCGTTGTCCTCATCGGAGATCTCGAGATCGTCACTTTCGTTCGTCTCGTTGTCTTCCTCATCGGAGATCTCGAGTTCGTCGCTTTCGTCTGTCTCGTTGTCGGAGACGTCGAGGTCGTCACTCTCGTTAGTCACATTCTCGTCCGACTCATTGTCGACCATCTCGGTTTCACCAGCGTCCTCACCGGCGGTCAGCTCTTCGATGGTCAGCGTCTGGACGTCCATCGTCTCGATGGTCAGGTTCTGGATCGTCACCTCGCTGGCGTTCTCGTCGATCAACGATTCGTTGCTGGCGGTTTCGGTCTCCGTCGCGGTGTCGTTCTCGTCGTCTTCGACCTCGACGTCGGTTTCCGTCTCGTTCTCGTCGTCTTCGACCTCGACGTCGGTTTCCGTCTCGTTCTCGTCGTCTTCGACCTCGATGTCGGTTTCCGTCTCGTTTTCACCGTCGTCCGACTCGTTCGTCTCCGCGTCGGGGGACTCCGTCCGCTCCACGTGGTCCGACGCGTTGTCTCCGCCGTCACGCTCGAGGTCCTCGACCGAGACGCCCTCGAGCTCGAGTTGCTCGAGCTGGATGTCCGAGAGGGTCACTTCCTCGCTGCTTTCGTTGGTCTCGATGCTCTCGGTGTCAGTTTCGTTCTCCTCGGTGTCGTTGCTGTCGAGTTCGTTCTGGAGTTCTTCGACGTCAGCGTCGAGCTGTTCGACGTTCAGTTCCTCGATCGTCGCGTTCTCGACGGTGACGTTGTCGAGCTCGAGTGTACTGACCTGTACGTTCTCGAGCGTCGCGCTCGATTCCGATTCGCCCATGTCTCCGGCGTCGTCGCCCGCGGCCCCTGTCGCACCGGCGAGGGCAGGACCCCCCGAAAGTGCGACCAGCAGCGCAACGAGTGCAACACCGATTTTCTGTGGTTGTGAAACCATACGCGATTCTCTACCCCGGATGCGGGCTAAAACGAGGCGACTGTTACGGGATTATCTTAGAGAAAATCAGCGTTAGAACCGCGCACTGGTCTCTAATCTTTGATTCATCTATCGAGACCGATGATGGTCACAGTCGTCACAGAGAAGCATTTTCATGCTGCGATGATCGCTCGTCGCGAAGACGACTGTCGTGCTCGTGACTGCTGGGAGCACACCGTCGACGGGACGGAACGAGACGTTTACCGGCCCGCTCACAGTTTCATCGGCCAGAGCGGTGCACAAACGTTCGACTGACCACCGGTCGAAAACCGTCACGACTTACGTCCGACGGTCCAACCCTCGAGCAATGCGCGAGTCCTTCGAAGTCCGGGACACTGACGCCGGCGGTCGCATCGGTGAACTCACCGTGCCCCGCGCCGAGACAACCGTCGAAACCCCGGCCCTGCTGCCAGTTATCAATCCGAATCTCGACACGATCAGCCCTCGCCGGCTCGCCGACGAGTTCGGCGCGGAGATCCTCATCACGAACTCCTATATCATCCACAGCGACGACGAGCTCCACGAGCGTGCGCTCGAGGAGGGGCTCCACGAACTGCTCGATTTCCCTGGCGCGATCATGACCGACTCCGGCTCCTTCCAGCTCTCGGAGTACGGCGAAATCGACGTCACGACCGAGGAAATCCTCGCCTTCCAGCGCGATATCGGCTCCGACATCGCCACTCCTGTCGACATTCCGACCCCACCAGATGTCTCCCGCGAACGCGCCGAGTCGGATCTCGAGACCACCCAGGACCGACTCGAGGTTGCCGAGGCCGCCGACACGGGCGAGATGCTCGTCAGCGCGCCCGTCCAAGGGTCGACGTATCCGGAGCTACGCGAGCAGGCCGGTCGCCACGCCGATGGAACCGACCTCGACGTCTTCCCGGTCGGCGCGGTCGTTCCGCTGATGAACGAGTACCGATACGACGATATGATCGACGTCGTCGCCGCCGCCAAGCGGGGACTGGGGACCGACGCGCCCGTGCACCTCTTCGGTGCCGGCCACCCCATGATGTTCGCCCTCGCCGTCGCGATGGGCTGTGATCTATTCGACTCCGCGGCCTACGCGCTGTACGCTCGCGACGACCGCTACCTGACGGTCCGGGGGACCCGTGCGCTCGACGATCTCGAGTACCTCCCCTGTTCCTGTGCCGTCTGTACCGACCACTCGCCGGATGAGCTGCGCGCGCTCCCCGACGCCGAGCGTGAGTCCGAACTCGCCGCTCACAACCTCCACGTCACCTTCGCCGAGATTCGCCGGATCAAGCAGGCAATCCGTGCAGGCGACCTGCTGGAACTCGTCGAACAGCGCGCCCGTGCTCACCCGACGATGCTCGACGGCTACCGAACGCTGCTCGATCACACCGCCCAACTCGAGCGCTCGGATCCCGTCTCGAAGGGATCGTTCTTCTATACCTCCCACGAGAGCGCTCGCCGTCCCGAAGTCGTCCGTCACCACCAGCGCCTCGAGCGGTTGTCCGTCCCCGACTCCCTGCTCCTGACGGAGGGGAACGCACCGCGGAGCGACGAGTTTGACGATTCCTGGCGAGTCGAACCGCCGTTCGGCCCCTTCCCGCGAGCGCTCTCGAAGAGCTACCCGCTCACCGCGGAAATCCCCGAACGGACCGATCGGGCCGCCCGCGAGGCCGCGGCTGACGGCGTCGCTCGACTCGTCGCGACGAATCCGGAGACGGCGTTTACCCTCGCCCACGAGGGGTGGCCAATGGACGTCCTCGAGCATGTCCCCGACGACGTCGCGGTCATGGATCTCACCGCGAACTGATCGGACCTGCCACCTCCCATCGAAAAATCAACCCTCGTCACGTGATCCAGCTGGGTCACAGCGAAGCCGTCGGTTATGCGTCAGTCTGCGCCGTGTTCCCAGGACCGACCGGAACCGACTCAGCGACCAGCGAGCCATCGACCGAGATCGAGCCGCCATCGGTACAGTCCACGGTGACCGCGTGACCGTCGTACGTGAACTCGAGTCGGCCGCTGAGGGGGCCACCACCCTGGGTTGGCGCGAAGAGAGAATCAAGTGCGTCCGGATCGATCCACTCGTAGAAGGGCGGAAGTCGGGTCGGATCCATTCCCCGGTGTGTCGCGACTGCAGCGACGACGGCAATGCTCACTGACTCGTGGACCCCGTCGCTGAATGACCCGTTGAATGAATTATTCACGACGTATCTCATCGCTCGAGTAAATAAAAGGCTGCCGCCCATACCGTGTCGTATCGAGCCTCCCCTGGATAGTGCAAGGCCCCTCGGCGACTGCGTTGCGCTTGAGAAACATCCCCGACCGGCGGTCTCCCGGCAACAAGCGCTTGCTGATTCTGGCAGACGAGCCTCGTCATGACTGCCCACGCGGTCGGGGACCCGATCGACTCGCCCGGATCGGAACATCGAAGACCCAGGCGGCATCCGGTTGCGGTATGCTCGGCCCAACAGTAGTCGGCGGTGGCGTCCTCGTCGCTCTGGTACTCGTATTGTGGCTGTTCAAACGCGTTCGCGGTGGCTCCGCGGATGAACAACAGTCACGGAAACGTCACAGAGAGGCTCAGAAACGCGACCCGCCGGTCGATATCGGTGATATCGAAACGGTGGCGATTCGCGAGTTCACCGACCACCACACCGGCGAGCGACAGGCAGTCACCAAAGTCGAGGGGTTCGTTATCTTCGTCGAGGACGTGCCCGATAGCTGCGAGCCAACGGATACGATCCGGGCCAAGGTCCTCTCATTTAACCGCGGCCACACATCGGCGACGGCAACGTACCTCGAGACCGTCTAGACGGCGTGAGCCGACGCTGTCGGTGAGATATCGATACCAGCCGAAAAACGCGTCGGATGGGTCGATGGCGGTCGACCTGATTTCGGTACGTTACTCGTGTCGTCGGAGGGCGAGCGTCGTCAGCAATCCGGCGACTGCAGCGAGTCCGACACCGAGCCCGAAGCCGGGAACGCTATCGGAGTCGGAGTCGTCCTCGCTGTCCGTTTCTTCCGAACTTGCCTCCGTGTCGAGACCGAGGTAGTCGCGCATGCCGTCAGTGTCGACCTCGGGGAACTCTTTGTCCCAGTCGCCGGCCTGGTGGACGGTCGTCTCGGAATTGATCACACTGAGGTGTTCGATATCCGATTTGTTTGCCGACGCGGTGTCGATATCATCCATGTCGTCGACGTA
This genomic stretch from Natrinema sp. SYSU A 869 harbors:
- the tgtA gene encoding tRNA guanosine(15) transglycosylase TgtA, producing MRESFEVRDTDAGGRIGELTVPRAETTVETPALLPVINPNLDTISPRRLADEFGAEILITNSYIIHSDDELHERALEEGLHELLDFPGAIMTDSGSFQLSEYGEIDVTTEEILAFQRDIGSDIATPVDIPTPPDVSRERAESDLETTQDRLEVAEAADTGEMLVSAPVQGSTYPELREQAGRHADGTDLDVFPVGAVVPLMNEYRYDDMIDVVAAAKRGLGTDAPVHLFGAGHPMMFALAVAMGCDLFDSAAYALYARDDRYLTVRGTRALDDLEYLPCSCAVCTDHSPDELRALPDAERESELAAHNLHVTFAEIRRIKQAIRAGDLLELVEQRARAHPTMLDGYRTLLDHTAQLERSDPVSKGSFFYTSHESARRPEVVRHHQRLERLSVPDSLLLTEGNAPRSDEFDDSWRVEPPFGPFPRALSKSYPLTAEIPERTDRAAREAAADGVARLVATNPETAFTLAHEGWPMDVLEHVPDDVAVMDLTAN
- a CDS encoding HalOD1 output domain-containing protein, with product MNNSFNGSFSDGVHESVSIAVVAAVATHRGMDPTRLPPFYEWIDPDALDSLFAPTQGGGPLSGRLEFTYDGHAVTVDCTDGGSISVDGSLVAESVPVGPGNTAQTDA
- a CDS encoding RNA-binding protein, whose product is MLGPTVVGGGVLVALVLVLWLFKRVRGGSADEQQSRKRHREAQKRDPPVDIGDIETVAIREFTDHHTGERQAVTKVEGFVIFVEDVPDSCEPTDTIRAKVLSFNRGHTSATATYLETV